From Alloacidobacterium dinghuense:
ATGCTCCAGACGGTCCATGTCGAAGCCGATCATGACTTCGTTATCGACGACAATCGTCGGGGTCGACTGGCTGTTTAAATCCATCAGTTCCTGCAGCGCCTTCGGATCGGCGGTCACATCCTTGTATTCAAAGGGGATCTCGCGCGAACTGAAGAAATGTTTGGCAGCAAAGCACGGTGGGCATCCGGGCTGGCTATAAAGAATGACACGTTTCTGCGACATAACTAATAGATGCAGCACTTTATGTGCAGGCTTCAATGAATTGACTGGGTCGGAACCTTCACCGCAGCCTGCGCCAGGTGCACTGGTCTCGGTGCAGTTTCACCGGGAAAAGTTTCGTTGTCCTTGCCTGCGATGGCGGCGCGCATAAAGTCGACCCAGAGCGGCAGCGCGGCCTTTGCTCCGGTTTCCTTATCACCGAGCGACTCGCGGTTGTCGTAGCCCACCCAGACGCCGCAGGTCGTCGAAGGTGAGAAGCCGAGAAACCAGGCGTCGGTGAAATCACTGGTCGTGCCGGTTTTGCCGCCGATGGGATGGCTCAGCACCGCCGCATCCTTGGCAGTCCCACTGCGGGTCACTTCGCGCAGCAGAACCATCATGGTTCGCGCCACCTTCGCGCTGGTTGCCTCCGTAACTTCGGGAGTGTCTTCCATCAGCGGAGCGCCTTCAGCCGTCGTCACGCGCCGGATCAGCCGAGGCGCAATACGAATGCCGTCATTGGGAAAGGCGGCGTAGGCGGCCATCTGCTGCTCAAGCGACACCTCGACCGATCCGAGCGCCACTGGAAGGTACGCCGGAATATTGGCTGTGATGCCGAACTGATGAGCAACATCGATGACCTTGTGCATGCCGACCCGCTCGGCAAGCTTTAGTGCCGGAATGTTACGGGAATCGGCAAAAGCCTTCAGTAGGGTGATGTTGCCGAGGTAGTTGCCCTCGTAGTTGTGCGGCGTGTATCCGCCGAATGAGGTTGGAGCGTCGAGAATTCTCTCTTCGGGAGTCGCGCCTTCCTCGATCGCGGCGGTGTAGACATAGGGCTTGAAGGATGATCCGGTCTGCCGCTCCGCCTGCGTTGCGCGGTTGAACTGCGACATGTTGAAGTCGCGGCCGCCGACCATGGCCAGAACGTCGCCGGTAGCATTGTCCATCGCCATCAGCGATCCCTGCACGCCGGAGTCTTCTTCGAGCGTTCCGCGCAGCAGATTGCCCTCCTCTTCGCGCAGTTGAACGTAAATGATGTCGCCCTGCTTCAGGAATCCATCCGCCGTCCGGAATCCGGTCCATGTCCAGTCATCCGGCGTCAGCACAAGCTGATCATCGCCAACTCGCGCCGTGACCTGGTAAGGAAGAACACCTGTCACCAGCGCATGAATATAAGCTCCAGTCTGCGGCGGAACAACCCAATCTGGATGCTTGAACCCCTCCATGCCAACGCCGCCCGCAATGACGTTGAGTAGATGGCCGCGCCAGCCGTGACGGCGCTCATAACCAGCCAATCCGTCGAGCACTACGCGGTTTGCCGTTTCCTGCAGGTCGAGATCGAGAGTGGTATAAACCTTCAGCCCCGCCTGATGCACCTGGTCGGACCCAAACTTCCGCTCCAGCTCGCGTCTGACCTCCTCAACGAACCACGGAGCCACGCTGTTCGGAGGAGCCTCGATATGCAGCCCTAACGGAGCCGAGCGGGCAACATTCGCCTGGGCAGCGGTAATGACGCCGTCCTCAAGCATGGAATTGATGACCATGTTGCGTCGCCGGAAGGCCCTGTCAGGATTGAGCACCGGAGAATACTCGGTCGGTCCCTTCGGCAGACCTGCCAGCAGCGCCGCTTCCGGCAGGGTGAGGTCTTTGGCCTGCTTGCTGAAGTAATACTCCGACCCAGCCTCAAACCCATACACTCCACGCCCCAGGTAAATCTGGTTGGCATACAGAGCAAAAATCTGCTGCTTCGTGAAGGTGTGTTCGATCTGAATGGAGAGCAAAACCTCCTGCAACTTGCGACCGAAGGTACGCTCGCTCGAAAGGAAGAGGTTGCGCGCCAACTGCATCGTCAGCGTCGAGGCGCCCTGTGCGCGGTTTTTCGAAGTCAGATCGTGATAGGCCGCTCCAATCACGCGAAAGAAGTTTACACCCCAGTGGCTCTCGAAATTCTTGTCTTCAATGGAGATCACTGCCTCGCGGAGCAGGGGAGAGAGATCGTTGTAATTGACCAGAACGCGGCGTTCGAGAGCAAACGAGCCGAAGATGCGACCGTGCGCGTCGTAGAGGTCTGTGGTGGTGTTGGGCCGGTAACGCATCAGGTCATCAATCTGTGGAAGATTGACCGAGTAGACCAGCATGAATCCACTCATGGAGCCAACGACGACCGCCAGCAGCAGCAGTACCGCCAGCGCTACACCGCCAGCTACCTTGCGCCGTCCCGCGCCGGGGCGAAAGCCGCCGTTAGTTGCTTGAGGCCGCTGCTTCAACTGTGTGGACCCGTGAATCGGAAACGAGAAGGCGAATACGAAAATACTGACGCTAGGCGCTCTTTTGCTTTAGAAGATCGAGAGCCTTATTGAGTTGGTCGTCCGGGTGAGACTCCGGCTTTTGCGCAGTCTGCTGGTTGTTGTCCGGACCCTCCTCCGCCGCCAGATACTGATCGATGTTCGGAGCCACGACCACATTCGGCGTTACAGCTTCATCCTGAATCTTTTTGCCGGAAGGCGATTCATACTTTGCCACCGAAAGAATCAGGGCAGAGCCATCGGGCATTTCGATGGTCTTCTGCACTGTGCCTTCACCGAAGGTACGGTCGCCGACCACGTCGCCGCGCTTGTTGTCCAGGATCGCCGCAGCTACCAATTCGCCCGGACCGGAAGTTCCGTGGTTGACAAGAACCGCAAGTGGCGCAGATGTGATGAACTTTCCCGGTTCGGCGGTAAAGATCTGCTTCGGCACTTTCTGACCCTCAAGCGAAGCAATCGTGCCCGTTTGCAGGAAGGCATTTGCCAGCCGGACTGCCTGGTTCTCGTCGCCTTCGGCTACATCGCGTAGGTCCAGCAATACCTTCTTGTTGCCATTCTTCTGCATCGAGCGGAGGTGGGCCTCAATATCGTCGACGCGCGCCTTGGTAAGAACGATTGGCTTGAGATAGAGGATGCTTGAGTTCTCGTATTGCTGTTCGCCCATTGTCGGGGCAATAATCGCGCTTCGCGTAAGGGTAATTTTGTCAGGTTCCGACTTGCCGCGATTCGGACGAACCAAAGAGAAGGTAACGTCACTTCCCGGTTTGCCCTCAAGCATCAACCGGATCATGGCCAAGGACATTTCCCGGGTCGACTGGCCGGCAATGGACTCGACGATGTCGCCATCCTGAATCTGTTCGCGTTCTGCTGGGCTGCCAGGCATGACGGAGACGACGGTTGCGTATCCGAAGCGCTTGGAGATATTGAGTCCAACCTGCGCTGTGCCTTCATTTGCATGGGCCTTGTAGGCCGTGTATTCGACAGGAGTCAGATAGCTGGAATCGGAGTCGAGCGATTCCAGAAGGCCGTGCAGCGCTCCATTGGTGACGTTGGCGATGCTTGGTTCAACGACGTAGTCGCTTTGGATCTTATGCAGAACTTCTTCGTATACACCAACCTGTCGATAGGCGCCATCATTCTGCGTTCCGGCGCGCACGCCGCTCAGGCCGAATCCGCCGAGGAAAACAACAATCACTAGAAGTACAGAAATTGCAAGGATGGCGCGCTTAAAACCTTTAGACATAGCTGAACTCAGGCAGCCGGGAGCTGTTAGGAAGATGATACTCCAGTAATGTGCGTTTTGGCTCCCGTGGTTTTGGTTGGCGAAGGCTGGCGAATCCATCTGACAGGCCGAATCTGATGGAGTCGGTGAGGCGATTGGCGCGGGCCTTCAGGCTCCTCGCGTTACCTCCGCGGCTATTTTGCGTAGGTTTGGGAGGACGTCGCCGATGACGGTGGGGTCGGATTTGCGTTTTCCGAGGGCGAAATAGAGACGTTTGTAGTGGTCGAAGAGGCGGTTGTAGGTGGAGTGGGCTTCCGGATTGGGCGTGAAGGTTTTGTAGCTTAGGCACATGCTGGCCTGTGCGTCTTCGATGGATGGGAAGGCTTTGGCGGCTAGTAGGGCGAAGATGCCGGAGCCAAGACTGGTGGGGATTCCGGCGGGGACTAGGACGGGCTTGCCGAGGACGTCGGCGTAGACCTGGTTGAGGACCTGGTTGTTTTGGGGGATTCCGCCGGCGTTGATGACGCGGTCGACGGGAACGCCGTATTCGGCCATGCGGTCGAGGATGATGCGGGTGTGGAAGGCGGTGCCTTCGATGGCGGCGTAGAGCTCGTCCTGGGCGGTGTGGATGAGGTTCCAGCCGAGGGTGACGCCGCCGAGCTCGGAGTTGACGAGGACGGTACGGTCGCCGTTGTCCCAACTGAGGCGGAGAAGGCCGGTCTGTCCGGCGCGGTAACTTTCGAGGCCCTTGGATAATTCGGAGACTTTGTGTCCGGCGCGGCGGGCGATGGCTTCGAAGATGTCGCCCGTGGCGGAGAGGCCGGCTTCGACTCCGGTGTAAGCGGGGTGGACGCTGCCGGGGACGACGCCGCAGACGCCGGGGACGAGGTTGGCCTTCTTCTGCATGGCGATGATGCAGGTAGAGGTGCCGACGACATTGACCACGTCGCCCTCGCGGCAGCCTGCGCCGATGGCGTCCCAGTGCGCGTCGAAGGCGCCGACGGGGATGGGGATTCCGGCGCGCAGGCCCATGGCTTCGGCCCATTGGGGCGAGAGATGGCCGGCGAGTTTGTTGGAGGTTTCGTAGCTGCCTGCGAGTTTTTCGCGGATGCCTTCGAAGAGCGGATCGAGTTTAGAGAGGAATTCCTGTGAGGGCAGGCCGTCCCATTTCGGGTTCCACATCCATTTGTGGCCCATGGCGCAGACGCTGCGTTTCGCCTGCTTTGCGTCGGTGACGCCGCAGAGAGTTGCGGCGACCATGTCGCAGTGTTCGAAGGCGGTGACGAAGCGGCCGCGCTTGTCGGGGTTGTGGCGGAGCCAGTGGAGGAGCTTGGCGAATCCCCACTCGTGGGAGTAGACGCCGCCGCACCACTCGATGGCTTCGAGCTGTTCGCGGTGGGCGAGCTCGGTGATTTGCTGCGCTTCCTCTTTGGCGCGATGGTCGCACCAGAGGTAGTAGTCGTCGAGTGGCTGGAGGTTTTCGCCGACTGGGATGACGCTGGAGCCGGTGGTGTCGAGCGCCATGGCTTCGATCTGGGAGCCGTCGATGCCTGCGTCCTGGATGGCCTGACGAGTGGCTTTGACGAGGGCGTCCATCTGGTCCTGATGGGACTGCGTGGCGTAGTCGGGGTCTTCGCGCTTGCGGTGGAGCGGGTATTCGGCGACGGCGGTGGCAAGGCGGCCTTTTGCTACATCTTCCCCGCCGCGGGCGCTGTCGAGGAGGGTGACGCGCACGCTTAGGGTTCCGAAATCTACGCCTGCTATTGTGGACATCTGTTACCTCAGGGGCTGAAGCCCCCCCTTTTGTTGATCTTTGAATGCGCGAGCTAAAGTCCGCACCTACCTTGTTCTGATCCCACATCTCTTTGAGATGTGGGGCACCCGGTGTTAAGGACCCGCGCCTACCTTGTTCTTGATAGAACTCACATTTGTGGTCTCCCACCCTATCGCGCAACTACAGCGCGATAGGATGGGGCACCCGTTGTTCGTGGCTTGTACGCAACTGCAGATCCTTCGCTCCGCTCAGGATGACTTCCCTGAGTGGGGTTAGGCGTTGGGGTTCTCGTGGTAGTGCATATCCCAGCCGAGGTAGCGCGTCGATGCTTCGTAGACTGGGCTGGCTACGGTTGAGAAATTGGCGGCTACGTGGTGCTCGAATCCGCGTTCGCAGATGAAGCGAAGTAACTTCTGCATCTTCGGGATGTGGACTACGCCTGCGCCGCCGAAGGTTTCCAGCGGATCGCTGGTGAATTCGCCTTCGCCAACGTAGCTGCGGATTTTGCCGTTGAAGTCGTCGGTGGAGAAGCGGAGATAGCTCATGGCTCCCGCTTTGACGCGGCCTACGCAGGTGCCGAAGGTGTTTTCTTTGCCGACCGTGCCGGCGATAATTTCCTGGTAGTCCATCTTGACGTCGGCGAAGAAGTGCTTGGGCAGGTTGGAGCAGTGGAAGCAGACGGCCTTGTCGGGGTCGTCGCCATAGTTGTTGTTCCAGTCGAGCAAGGCACTGGGTGTTTCTGACGCGAGAGCGAGGCCGTACATGCTGAGCACGCCGACGACGTCGGTTTCGCAGGCGCTGGAGAAGAGGTTCTCGCTCATCATGCTCATGACGGTGCATGGGACGACGCCGAAGTATTCTTCGAGCGAGGTCCAGCACTGGATGGCGCTGATGGTGCAGTAGGTTTCCTTCATCCAACCGTCGATGACCGCGCCTAGCTTGGCCATCTTCATCAAGGCTGCCTCAGGGATTCCACTGGTAGACACGTAGGACTTGATGGCGGCTAGTTTGGATTGTGCTGTGTCGTCGGTGTCCTTCATGCGGGCGATGCGGCCCATGACTTCTGAAAGATCAAGTGTTTCGACGGAGATGCCGTTGAGTTCGAGAAGCTTTTCGCTGTAGCGGACGGTATTGAAAGCCGCAGGGCGAGCGCCGATGGCGCCGATGCGAAGGTTCTTGAAGCCGTTGACGACTCGGCAGACTGCCGCGAACCAGGCGAGATCTTTTTTGAAGGCGTCGGAGCTGGGCGAGACGGTGTGGAGCGCGGTGAGCGAGTAGGGGATGCCGTACTGCATGAGGTTGTTGCAGGCAGACATCTTGCCGCAGAAGCTGTCGCGGCGGTTGGCGATCTTCATGATGTCGGCACGATCGGGCGTGGCCTGCACGAGCACAGGGACTTTGAGCGTGGAGAGGCGAATAGCGTCGACGATGGCGCGCTCTTCGCCGAAGTTGGGCAGGGTGACGATGATGCCGTCGATCTCTTCGCGATGCTGCTTGAAGAGCTCGGCGCAGTGGCGGGCGTCGTCGGGGGTCTGGACGGCTCCGTGCTGCGTCTGCTCGGGCGTGAGCACGATGCTTTTGTAGCCGGCGGCGTCGAGTACCTTGGTCATCTCTTCGCGGCCTTCTTTCGCGAGGTGGTGCGGGAAGAATCCGCGGCTGCCGACAATGACTGCGAATGTGAGTTGCTTTTTCATCTGGTGGGTCCTTTGGAATTTCCCTCAGGGGCTACAGCCCTTTATTGCATGTCTTAAATTTGTGGTCTCCACCCTTTGCTTCGCAAAGGATGGGGCACCCGATATCCTGCCAAGCCCACATCTTTTCAAGATGTGGGCACCCAGACATTACCTTCTTACGCGCGGCCAGAAGCGGATTGTGTAGACCAGCCCAGCGATTGCCATCATGCCGCCCCACCATATCGAGGGGTGCAGGTTGAATAAGACAGGCGGATGCGCGGGAGGGTTTGCCAACTCCCAGAAACCTATTGCTGTGATGATGACGCCGTAGATGAGGAAGAGGACGCCGGCGAAAAACCAGATCGACATTGATTCGCGCATTTTTCTCTCCTACCAGAAGATTACGTTGAGAACGACGAAGAGGACGGCGATGATTCCGGCCCAGATGATGGGTTTCTGGAACCAATGGTCATCGTGTTCTTCGGGAATTTTCGATGCGCCGTAGACGAGGCCTTCGAGCTCAGCTTCGGGCTTGGGCTTGGTCATGAGGCTGACCACGATGGTGACGATGACGCAGACGAGCCATGACCACAGAGCTCGGTACATGTCTTCGGCCATGGTTTTGGCGTCGGCAGAGAGCGCGACGTAGCGCAGCGCCGAGGGGTCGTTGTGCACCCATGCCCAGAGGCCGATGGCGGTGAGGGTTCCGGCGAGCAAGCCCCAGAATCCAGCTGCCCTGGTGGCGCGCTTCCAGAGCATGCCGAGAATGACGGTTCCGAAGAGCGGCGCGATAAAAAAGCTGAAGAGCGCCTGCACGTAATCCATGATGCTGGCTGCGTGCTGAACGAGATACGCGGTGCCGACGGAGATGAGCACGCCGATGAAGGTGCACCAGCGGCCCATCGCGACATAGTGCTGGTCGGTGGCTTTCTTGTTCAGGAATGCGCCGTAGATGTCGTAAGTCCAGACGGTGGAGAAGGCACTGACGTTGCCTGCCATTCCGGACATGAAGCCGGCGATGAGCGCGGTGACGCCGAGGCCGAGGAGTCCGGGACTGCAATAGCGGACGAGCATCAGGGGAAGGACTTCGTTGTAACTATGCTGGCCGGTGGCGGCTGCCTCCGGCGCTCCGACGAGATGGAAGGGCAGCACGGAGAGCGCGAGCAGGCCGGGAAGGATGACGATGAACGGGACGGCCATCTTGAATCCTGCGCCGATGATGGGGGCCATGCGCGCAGCGCGCAGGTTGTGCGCGGAGAGTACACGCTGGACTACCAGAAAATCCGTAGTCCAGTAGCCGAAGCTGATGACCATGCCGAGGCCGAAGACGATGCCGGTCCAGTGGATGCCCATTGGGTTGTCGTGAAAGTGGCCGAGGGTGCTCCAGAGATGGACGTAGTCGTTGCGACCGAGGTTGGTGAGGATTTGCTGGCGGAGGTTCGTCCAGCCGCCGACTTCGATGAGTCCCAGGATGGGAACGAGCAATGCGCCGAGCCAGATCAAAAGAAATTGCAGGACTTCGTTGAAGATTGCCGATCGCAGGCCGCCGAGGGCGACGTAGAGGGCGACGGTAATGGATGAAACCCAGATGCTGAAATTGAGGTTCCAGCCGAGGACGACCTTCATGACGATGGCCATCGAGTACATGTTGATGCCGCTCATGAGGACGGTCATGAATGCGAAGCTGACGGCGGAGAGTGCGCGGGCTCCATCACCGTAGCGGAGGTGCAGGTAGCCGGGGACCGAGTGGGTTTTCGAGATGTAGTAGAAGGGCATCATGACGATGCCGAGGAAGAGCATGGCGGGGATCGCGCCAATCCAATACCAGTGCGTGGCGAGGATGCCGTACTGGTATGCGGAGCCGGCCCAGCCCATCAGTTCGAGCGATCCGAGGTTGGCGGAGACGAAGCTGAGGCCGGCGATCCAGGCGGTCATTTCGCGGCCGGCCATAAAGAACTCTTCGCTGGTGTTGGTTGAGCCCTTCAGGTAGAAGCCGATGAAGATGACGATGGCGAAGTAAACGGCGATGACGAGTATGTCGACACCGTTGAGATGGGCGAGTGATTTGCCTTGAAAAAAAGCCAGAGCCTGGGGATGGCTGAAAAGGCGGTGGGCGTATTGAAAGGGCATGCTCTTAATTGCCTCGGTTATTGTGACTGTCCTTGTTCATAGGCACTTGCATAAGTCTCGAATCGAACTGGGGGAAAGCTCTCAACCTTTTTGTCCGTAGGTTGCATGGGCGCCGTGTTTGCGGAAGTAATGGCGATCCAGCAGGGCCTGGGACACTCCTTTGCATTCTGGGTTGAGTGCTGTTGTGTAGAAAGCCATGCGAGCGACTGCCTCAAGCACTACCGCGTTGTGTGCAGCGTCCGCTGGTGTCCTTCCCCAGCAAAAGGGAGCGTGGCCAGCGACGAGTACTGCGGGTACTGCTTCAGGGTCGAGGTCGCGAAAGCGCCGAACGATGGCGAGGCCGGTGTTGTGCACGTAGTCGCCATTGATGTCGTCTGCGGTGATTTCGTCGGTTACGGGAACCGGACCATAGAAGTAGTCGGCGTGTGTGGTGCCGTAGGCTGGGATGCTCCGTCCAGCCTGTGCCCAGGCGGTGGCATATTCAGAGTGCGTGTGTACAACGGCTCCGATTTTGGGGAATTCGCGGTAGAGCAACAGGTGCGTGGCGAGATCGGATGAGGGACGTAAATCGCCTTCAACGATTTTGCCATCGAGGTCTGTAATCACCATGTGCCCGGCGTGCATTGATTCGTACGGAACCCCGCTTGGCTTAATGGCAACGAGGCCTGTCTGGCGATCGATGCCGCTGACGTTTCCAAAGGTGTAGAGAACGAGGCCGCGACGAACCAACTCAAGGTTGGCTTCAAGAACTTGTGCGCGGAGATCGTCTAGCATGGTATTTGTCCTCGTGCAGAAAACAGCTGCAGTGGTCATCTTACTAAAGCGATTTATGAAATGCTCTTACCAGATTTTTCTCAGGTAAATGGATTTTCTGGCAAACGTTTACTAGCGCTTTGACCTTATGCAATTTACACTTGCCAAGTCAAGCGGAAGATCGCTTTTATCAATGATCAAGAAAAGACCCAGAAAGACGAAGAGTGAGAAGAAGCGGCTGGACATTCGCGATGTAGCGAAATACGCGCGTGTCTCCATTGCCACCGTTTCACGCACTATCAACCGTGTACCGACCGTAGATAAAGAGCTTACCAAGCGCGTTTGGAAAGCGATCGAAGAACTGAACTACTTCCCGAACACGCAGGCGCGCGCACTCGTTTCTGGACGAAGCCGGCTATTTGGTTTGCTCATCTCAGAAATCACGAATCCCTTTTTCCCCGAGCTGATTCAAGGGTTCGAGGACATTGCCATTGAGAATAATTACGAGATTCTGATCGGGTCGACGAACTACGATCCGGAGCGCATGGAGATTTGCGTTCGGCGCATGATTGAGCGAAATGTGGAAGGCGTGGCCGTGATGACCTTTGGCATCGAAGAGCCGCTGCTTGACGAGCTGGTTTCCCGCAATATCCCCATGGTGTTTGTGGACGCCGCGCCGCCAAGCGAAAATGTCAGCACGCTTGCGGTGGACTATCTCCATGGGATTCGCGAGGGGGTGCAGCATCTGGGGGCGCTGGGGCACCGCAAGCTGGGGTTTATCAGCGGACCGATGCACCAGAGAAGCTGCCAGCTTCGCAAAGAGGCATTTCTGAGTTCGGCCGCGGAGATCGGCGTGCGGCCTGCTCCGGAGTGGCTGGTGGAAGGTGACCATACGCTCGAAGGCGGGATGCAAGCGATGGAGCAGATTTTGAATAGCAAAGACTTGCCGACGGCGATGATGTGTTCGAACGATATGACAGCGATTGGCGCGCTACGTGTGCTGGCCAGCAAGGGTTTGCGCGTTCCTGATGACATTTCGGTCATCGGCTTTGACGATATTCACCTTGCCGAGTTTGTTTATCCTCCGCTGACCACGGTACGAATGGCGCGGAATGACCTGGCCAGGGCGGCGTTTGGTGCGCTGCGTTCGCATGTGGAGCCCACGCACAGCCATGCGAAGAAGTCGTGGCACATTCAGACGAAGCTTACGGTGCGGCAATCGACCGGCTATCCTCCGGGGACGGCTATGAAGAAGGCGAAGATGCGCAAGGTGGCGGAGATGGAGTAGTTGGAGAGGTGCGAAAAAGTTCCCGGCGGCTAAAGCCCGCACTTATTTTGTGGCTCCCTTATGGCACGGCTTCGGCACTCTATCGGGTCAGTTATTTGCTGAGATTATCCTGCGATGGTGTCTTCCTTTCTTCGTTGCCAGCAGACGAGGGTGACGTGCAGGAAAGGGCGTATTCAGAAATTGCTGAGAGCGCGTGGGAGGCGTCTCCGTAATTGCGCCTACCGGAGCCTCCAAAGAAAACGAAGAAAAATAGGTGGTCAGCAGCACGAGGACTACCTGGGGTGGGCAGGGTCGTCGGGGAATAGAAACGCCTCCGCATCCGGCAAAATTCTCGCGAAGAAATGCCAGATTGCAACTGCGAAAGGGATTCCGAGGACGAATGCGATGACCCAGGGAGAGACATTGCTGTGGTCACCATGTCAGCGTGCGTGGTGAATGTACGCATCGGCACATAGGAAAGAAAATTGCCGACGCCCATCACGCAAAGCCAGAAGAAGAACATTGCCAGGCGCGCATATTCTTTCGCTTTGCCTTTGTATAAAGCAGGCGGCTGACGATGTACGAATTCCTTTGTCGATGAGAACTCTTTCGAAGGGACTGGCTCGCCTTAATCGTATTTACTGGCGACCTAAGATCAGCGAGTTTTTGTATTCGTCGGAACGGGCATCGGTCGTGCGCGGCCTGTGGCGATTTCGAGAAATGCGTGCGCCGCGCGCGTGAGTGTTTTATCTTTGCGAAAAACGAGAGCCAGCTCGCGACTTAGGCGAACGCCTTCCACTTTGAGGGTTTTCAGAAGGCCATTGCGCTCGTCATCGCGAATGTTGGAACGCGGCAAGAAGCCCATTCCCAGGCCTGCACCGATGAGGCGCTTGAGGAGTTCGCTGGAGTCGACTTCCATGGCGATGCGCGGCTGCACCTCGTTGCTGCGGAAGGTGTCGTCAATCTGCTCCCGCTGTCGCCCGTGCTTGGGTAATAAAAGAGGATATTGCAAGATCTCTGAGAATTTGACCTGGTCACGGGTTGCCAGAGGATGTGTCTTGGGGACGACCAGAACCAGGTCATCCTTGTGAATGATGTCCACGGTAAGGCGGACATCTTTTACCGGAAGAGAGACGATGCCGAAGTCGACTTCGCGGTTGAGAACGGCCTCAAGCGATCGTGCACGGTCCGCACGGACGATAGAGAGATTAACGCGGGTGTACTGCTTCTTGAATTGGGCGAAGACCGACGGCAGGACGTATAGGCTGGTGGCCTCGTTGGCGCTCACGGAGATTTCTCCGCGCGGTGAACGATGTAGTTCACCAATAGCAACCATTATGTGGCTGTGGACCTGCAGGCAGTGCTCGGCAAATGGTTCGAAGAGACGCCCGGCGGCAGTGAAGGTAACCTTGCCGCCGTCGCGATCGAAGAGTCGAGCGCCAGCCTCGTTTTCGAGGGAGCGTATCTGCGCTGAAATGGCTGGCTGGGTGACGCCCAGTTTCTCAGCGGCGCGGGAAAAGCTTTTTAATCTGCTTACTTCCAGGAAAGTTCTGAGCTGCTCGAAATCCATTTAAGAATGAGTCCCCACGTGGTGTTTGGGTTGGGGTTGCGATTGAGGTTGTTTATAGTGCTTATATCCCGAAGCCAATGGAAATGCCAGCATAAAGAACTTTTGTAAGCAGGCGAAGCTATGTTCCGTGCGAGTTCTGCGCTTAGCAATGTTTTAATGCCGCATGCGCTGCATGATAGCCGCACATGCCATGAACGCCTCCAATTCCAGGTGTCGAAGCGGAACAAAGAAAGATATTTGGATCGGACGTAGAGTAATTTCTTCGGGTTGGACGAAAGATGGTCTGCCAAAGCGTCATGGCTCCGCCGCTAATGTCGCCGCCGAGAAGGTTGGCATCCATCGATTCAAGCGTGGCGGGCGAAGAGATGTGACGGGCGAGGACGCAGTCGCGAAAACCTGGTGCGAAGCGCTCTATCTGCGCTTCAATCCGATCGGTCATATCGAAGGTTGAGCCGTTGGGTACATGGGAATATGCCCAGGCGATATG
This genomic window contains:
- a CDS encoding sodium:solute symporter family protein, translated to MPFQYAHRLFSHPQALAFFQGKSLAHLNGVDILVIAVYFAIVIFIGFYLKGSTNTSEEFFMAGREMTAWIAGLSFVSANLGSLELMGWAGSAYQYGILATHWYWIGAIPAMLFLGIVMMPFYYISKTHSVPGYLHLRYGDGARALSAVSFAFMTVLMSGINMYSMAIVMKVVLGWNLNFSIWVSSITVALYVALGGLRSAIFNEVLQFLLIWLGALLVPILGLIEVGGWTNLRQQILTNLGRNDYVHLWSTLGHFHDNPMGIHWTGIVFGLGMVISFGYWTTDFLVVQRVLSAHNLRAARMAPIIGAGFKMAVPFIVILPGLLALSVLPFHLVGAPEAAATGQHSYNEVLPLMLVRYCSPGLLGLGVTALIAGFMSGMAGNVSAFSTVWTYDIYGAFLNKKATDQHYVAMGRWCTFIGVLISVGTAYLVQHAASIMDYVQALFSFFIAPLFGTVILGMLWKRATRAAGFWGLLAGTLTAIGLWAWVHNDPSALRYVALSADAKTMAEDMYRALWSWLVCVIVTIVVSLMTKPKPEAELEGLVYGASKIPEEHDDHWFQKPIIWAGIIAVLFVVLNVIFW
- a CDS encoding L-ribulose-5-phosphate 4-epimerase, producing the protein MLDDLRAQVLEANLELVRRGLVLYTFGNVSGIDRQTGLVAIKPSGVPYESMHAGHMVITDLDGKIVEGDLRPSSDLATHLLLYREFPKIGAVVHTHSEYATAWAQAGRSIPAYGTTHADYFYGPVPVTDEITADDINGDYVHNTGLAIVRRFRDLDPEAVPAVLVAGHAPFCWGRTPADAAHNAVVLEAVARMAFYTTALNPECKGVSQALLDRHYFRKHGAHATYGQKG
- a CDS encoding LacI family DNA-binding transcriptional regulator, with protein sequence MIKKRPRKTKSEKKRLDIRDVAKYARVSIATVSRTINRVPTVDKELTKRVWKAIEELNYFPNTQARALVSGRSRLFGLLISEITNPFFPELIQGFEDIAIENNYEILIGSTNYDPERMEICVRRMIERNVEGVAVMTFGIEEPLLDELVSRNIPMVFVDAAPPSENVSTLAVDYLHGIREGVQHLGALGHRKLGFISGPMHQRSCQLRKEAFLSSAAEIGVRPAPEWLVEGDHTLEGGMQAMEQILNSKDLPTAMMCSNDMTAIGALRVLASKGLRVPDDISVIGFDDIHLAEFVYPPLTTVRMARNDLARAAFGALRSHVEPTHSHAKKSWHIQTKLTVRQSTGYPPGTAMKKAKMRKVAEME
- a CDS encoding LysR family transcriptional regulator, whose product is MDFEQLRTFLEVSRLKSFSRAAEKLGVTQPAISAQIRSLENEAGARLFDRDGGKVTFTAAGRLFEPFAEHCLQVHSHIMVAIGELHRSPRGEISVSANEATSLYVLPSVFAQFKKQYTRVNLSIVRADRARSLEAVLNREVDFGIVSLPVKDVRLTVDIIHKDDLVLVVPKTHPLATRDQVKFSEILQYPLLLPKHGRQREQIDDTFRSNEVQPRIAMEVDSSELLKRLIGAGLGMGFLPRSNIRDDERNGLLKTLKVEGVRLSRELALVFRKDKTLTRAAHAFLEIATGRARPMPVPTNTKTR